From one Mytilus edulis chromosome 1, xbMytEdul2.2, whole genome shotgun sequence genomic stretch:
- the LOC139515152 gene encoding uncharacterized protein: MKKLQFAKVAPLGVKPSEDYDKKGLSIQSECPKDLFLAKKGYQQTKLSFLTTVPPTLSGESPKFLRKIADHRKNFPNTYKTLTRTRSEDVEKEFCSGDFNASCFEKNEQASCCNIAEDATTCNDRIEELVVNNRILKFRLMYLRRKLRKQLRNNRVYPA, translated from the exons ATGAAGAAACTACAATTTGCAAAAGTTGCACCGCTTGGAGTGAAACCGTCTGAAGATTATGATAAGAAAGGGTTATCGATTCAATCTGAATGTCCCAAGGATTTATTTCTGGCTAAAAAGGGATACCAACAAACCAAACTCTC GTTTCTTACTACTGTACCACCTACGTTGTCAGGTGAAAGTCCGAAGTTCCTGAGGAAAATAGCAGATCATCGTAAAAATTTCCCGaatacatataaaacattgaCAAGGACAAG GTCAGAAGATGTAGAAAAGGAGTTTTGTTCTGGTGATTTTAATGCGAGTTGCTTTGAGAAAAATGAGCAAGCCAGCTGTTGTAACATAGCAGAAGATGCTACTACCTGTAACGACAGAATAGAAGAATTAGTTGTTAATAACCGAATTCTTAAATTTAGACTCATGTATTTACGTAGAAAGCTTCGTAAACAATTGCGAAATAATCGAGTATATCCAGCCTAA